Genomic segment of Perognathus longimembris pacificus isolate PPM17 chromosome 11, ASM2315922v1, whole genome shotgun sequence:
ggattacaggtgtgagccactggtgcccagctatccctttgtcctttgtctcaccatgttgtttctcttcccttcccttccctaactcagataaacatatatacaatactcagggtaccaaagcCAAATTCAGTGACAGTAAGGGAAAAtcacagggaaaataatgaatgaaaaaagaaacaacttcacatcatacattaaaaataatgaagaaaaatctcttctttccatatgttggagttcatttctagtagcatcatcttatatggccatatgtacataacaattgagctattatgatcctcttctaggacaatcctagacatatactaattattatgagggaaatcatggaatctatgtttctttgggtctggcttatttcacttaacatgatttttttccaaatctttccatttcctaacgaatgtggtgatgtcattctttcttatggaagcatagaattccactgaatatatataccacattttcttgatccgttcatctattggggggacatctgggttggttccatattttagctatagtaagtaatgctacaatgaacatagttgtgctagtagctttagtatggctttgtttgtggtcatttgagtaaatgcccagaaatgggattgctgggtcataagagagctctatgtttagccttttgaggaacctccgcattggtttccaaagtggttgaacaaaattacactctcaccaacagtgtagtagggttcccttttggccacatccctaccagcatctgttgtcaatagtttccttttttctttttttttttggccagtcctgggccttggactcagggcctgagcaccgtccctggcttcttcccgctcaaggctagcactctgctacctgagccacagcgccccttctggccgttttccatatatgtggtgctggggaatcgaactgagagcttcatgtgtaggaggcaagcactcttgtcactaggccatattcccagccctcaatagttttcttgataatagccattcttactggagtgatgatgtggttttgatttgcatttcttttatggccagagatgttgaacatttcttcatgcgtctattggccattcttatttcctcttcagaggcatggggtgattgtttctttgaggatttggttttgagggatttaatttttgagttctaagtatattgtaGACATATGGCCCTTATCTGTTATATGGCTAGAGAAGATCTTCCCTATTCTGTGGGCTTTGTATTTATCCTGCTAGCTATGcactttgccatgtagaagctctgcagtttcatgcaatgccatttgtccaacctttctttgatgtgttgTATTTCTAGGTCTTTATCAAGAAAGCTTTgacatgtgccaaggagccccagtttttcctattcctttctgtaattttttcagggtatctatgtttacctcgaggtcttcgatccatttggaattgattctggtacagggtgatatataaagatctaactttagttttctacagtaGTTTAACCAATTCTGACAgcttcatttgttaaagaggctgtctgtcttccatcctaattttttggcttccttattaaagattaggtggccatgggtctgtgggttcatttctgggtcttcagttctattccattctggcctgttcttgtgccaataccaagtcaTTTTtatactatagctttgtaatacagcttgaagtttagtattgatattcctccagcactgttcttcctgcttaggattgtttttgctatttggggtcttcttTATTCCATTAAAGAataatgttgggatattgataggtattgcactgaatttgtagatagcctttggaagtattaccattttcacgatgttaatccttccaatccaggagcatgggaggttttttccatttccttagttctgctttgcctttttcagatttttaaatttttcatcataGAGATCCTTCACTTATTtggttattatctatctatctatttgagGCTATTAGaaaaagttgctttcctgatttcagcctcactcttctcattgttggcatacaaaaaagccattgattttttaggcTTAatcttatatcctgctactttgccagtgGAGTCTATGGGTtcttatatcctgctactttgccagttTCAGATCAGTAACCTGGGAGTGGAGTCTATGGGTTCTCTAAGTATGGGACCATGTCATCTGCAGAGAGGGAGAGTTTTACATCATTTTTTTCCTATAAGGGATTTTTCCCCCCATAAAGGATTCCCTTTAtgttgcctcttgccttattgctctattGAGGAatgaagagagtggacatccttatcTCCttcttgattttagaggaaatggctttaacttttggcCATTAAGTATAATGGTAGGTGTAGGTTTGttatatacagcctttattatactGAGGAATGGTTCATGGatttctagtttctccagagctttcatcataaattaaATGGGTGTTGGACCttgtcaaatactttttttttttttgcatcttggAGGTGATCATatgtccttgctcctattgatgtgatgGATTTTATTGACATGTGTgtattgaaccaattttgcatccCTAGAATGAATCCGGTTTGATTATAGTGTATACTTTTTTTTGATGAGTTGTTGAAGTCGATTAGCCAAAATTTGGTTGAGATGTTTTGCATTCATGTTCACCAAAgcaatgggtctatagttcttttttgatgagtccttgtctggttttgggatgagggttatgctggcttcatataatgagtttggtagtgaattttgctttcaatttcattgaagagtttgaggagtattgatgtGAGTTCTGGTTTGAAAGCTATAGAATTCTGTGAATCCATCTTGACGTGgggttttcttggatgggaggtttttaattttcatttctgattcattacttgttatgggtctgtttagttggtttaaatcttcttggtttagtttggacatatcaatatttgctagaatttcttccatttcttccatatTTCCAAATTTGTTAGCATAGACGTTTGAAAAGTATTCCCTTTTAATGTTCTGAATCCTGGttgtttctgtcatgatgtttCCACTCTCAtctctggttttgtttatttgggtgtgttctcttcttgttttggtaagatttgctaagggtctgtcaattttggtaattttttcaaagaaccagttatttgttttgctgattttagtgtgtgtttctttttacttGAATTAATTTAATTCTGACTTTTAACTGTTTCCATATACTGATTGGGGTCTGGCCTATTGGTCTTTCTCAAGGAGTTtaaggtgcatcattaaattgttggttTGAGATTACTCCAATCTGTTGGTGTAGTCACTCAgagttttcctctgagtattgcctttgctgtgttccagaGGAGCttgtattttgtgtgctcattttttaaaaataccataaaTGGTGTTTGAATTTCAATTCTGATTtattcagtgtgttcttgttcagTGTCCTCGAGTTACAGGATTTTTTTATCCTGGcttttggtgttgagctctaattttatctcatgtggtctgagagaatttgGGGAGTAATTTCActatttctgaatttgcacagatttgctttgtgccctaaaatgtgctctgttttggagaatgatcTGTGTGCTGTTGAGGAGAATGTATAGTCTAGTgtttctgggtggaatattctgtagatgtctagttggtctatgtagttgtttagttctgaggttccTCTATTGAGTTTTTGCCGTTGATCTATCTGGAGGAGAAAACGGTGTGTTAAAGTCACCAGTGATCAGTGTGTTTGGGTCCCTGTGTGTTTTTAGTGTgagtagtgtttgatgaagttgtgtgCTCTGGCATTTGGtatatagatatttaggatggttatatcctcctataggagagatcctttttttttgtttaactttGTAATAACCTTGTCTCTTCTCACTAATTTTAATGTGAAGTcttattttatctgatactaggattgcaactccagctgtTTATGGGGCCATAAAATAACTAAGATCTAAattcagaggaaggaaaaaaaaaaaggctgggaatgtggctttgtggttgactgcttgcctagcatgcatgaaaccctaggttcgattcctcagtaccacataggcataaaaagccagaagtggtgccatagctcaattagtagagtactagccttgagcaaaaagaagccagggacagtgctcaggccctgattcccaagccccaggactgggaaaacaacaaacaaaaataaaggaggaaatgaaaaactgaaaaaaataagtatgAAGAAATACTAAAATTAAAGATATTAAGATTGAAAAATAGAGAATTAAGTAATCAAAGTCTGAATTAAGTATGCACACAATGAAGAAGGAGGCCTAATAATTACTGTCAGCTCTGTAGCAATGAACAGAACAATAATGAAGTAGGAggaaagagcaggaggaggagcagccagTTCTGGGAAGGTGGGGCATGGAGCCCCTGTTGGGAGTCTAAAGTGTTAGACTCTAGGGTTCCCTCTGTCCTCAGAGTTGCCCATTAGAGGTGTCTGTCCAGGAGACTTGGGTGAGGTCATTACTGGTCCAGGAGATCATTATGTCACTCCAGGCATAGGGAAGCCTGTTTCCATTACCATGCGCTTCTGTCTGCTTAGAACTAGCCCAAAGATTTTTCACtcctagagaaagagaaaaaaaatcatttgaaattttttattcATTGGTTTTCAATGATTTTGTTCTTTGGAGAAATGAAATGGCATCCTTAAGCAGTTGGGTTAGAGCATGCACATTTAAATGCATATTTAGCAGTGCCACATTTCTTATTTTGGGTTTCTATTCAGGTTACAGTAAAATAAATTCTAATAGTAGTCATGCCTTATTTAGTTTTATAAATTTTTGAAAAGACAGAACTgtttaagtaaaatatttattatttcgtatatatataatatatttgtacATCTGTTGCTGGATTTGCAGCATATTGTTAAAAAGTAAAAGGTTAAAGCCTTTTGTGCCTTGAGCTAACAAGttctaaaatcaaatacaatttttatattaACATTTTCTTGAGGCAGACTTTTAAAACAGATGTCTAGAAAAAATGAGAGCGATTTTTATCCACATAGCGTTCTAGCTTATGCTGTGACATCTGATTATATTTCAGatacttatttttctatttgtagtCAAATTAACAGATAGTAAtgtagacatatatgtatatgcatagcATATATTGTATGTATTCATATGCTCAGTAGTTATGACAGAAAATAAGTTTAAGCTTAAAAACATGGGAATTTTTTCAAATTCACTAAATACTGTAAAATTAAACAAGAATAATCAAGGtttggctgattttttttcaaaattttattatcaaactgatgtacagagaggttacagtttcatacgttaggcattggatgcatttcttgtactatttgttacctagtccctcattccccctggcTGATATATTTtttagaagagggaaagagacttTTATTTTAGAACCATGAATAGTTCCTTTTTGAACCATATCTTAGAAATAGATTCTGATTCTGTCATTTTGAAGGCCACTATTTTTGGGGGACAAAACGATCATCTTAGATGCTCAGTTTCTAGAGAAAAACGTTAGCCATTGACTTATACCTCAGTACCTTGGCCCTGATGGGATGGATCAGTTTGAGTCTCCTGCCACCACCTGGATGTGACCTGGGCCCTTCCTGACCCTGACTGTACACAACAGGAAAAATGGCCCAACTGCTAAACAAGACTTAATGACAATAGTTTTTACTGAAGAGAGTTAAAGAACAGTTGAGATTTTAGTATTAAGTAGAATGAATCCAGGGGAGTTGTACAGAGAAGCAGCTCCAGCATTTAGCTATTTGTTCAGTCCTGGGACCATATCTGAGTTACTTGAAAGACTGAGAAAAATGACTTGTGCCAAAAAATGGCTGGAGTGGAAATCCTCTGCTCAGTCTCCTTGCCTGTTCCTGCCTGTCCATCCTAGTCCACGAGAGGACCCCAGTCAGGTTTTAAGAATAGGGTCAGATGGCCCTTAAGTGACATATTCCTGGAGGAGATTCAACGTGGGGGTGGGATAGGGTACAGATACTTGGAGTATCTTATTTGAGAGATTAGGAAGCAGAGTAAGAAAAATTAGGAAAGTGATGCCAAGCCAACCTCTCTTTTCTTTAGGGGAGGGTCTTCATAGGATAAAAATTTCTCAAGACCCATTTTGAGGCTACTGAGCTGGTTCCTGTTCCTGCATGGCCATTTGAATAAGCACTGGGTACACACTACACAGTGGAGATGAGACCCGGCCTCCCTTTGAGTGAGTATTGTATAGATATCAATTGTTAGATGGAACCTTCCTATAGAGATGATAGTCATCCTAGAAGAGATGACATTAATGTTATTACCATGATAGAGATTGTCTTGTGAGGAGGGTCCTCTGAGTGAGTGGCAGAAGAGATGATATTCATGTTATTACCATGATAGAGATTGGCTTGTGAGGAGTGTACTCTTGAGTGAGTGGTAGGGGTCTTGAGGCCAGAGAGCACAAGCTGGTTAGAGGCAGTGAGACTGAGCCAATATTGAAGGACTAAGCGGAGCTTTATTGGCTGGAGTGAAGTAGAAACTGTCTATTCAAACAAATTTAGATAAGTAAGACCACATTCATTTGAATACTGCTGACACTTGTTCTTTGTGTTTGGTACTTCAATTTGAATTACACATGCATGTACTCACAACTATATAGTTACCATATGTGTGGTAGATAAAGCTGCAAATGGACTTACATATGTCATTCTATACAGTGTTGTTGATACAATGATCCACAACAAGGCTATCAAGTAGCcttcattttatcttctttttttaaattttatatcatgattttattcttttttttcattttatcttctaATCGATGTTTACTGTGCTGTATTAAAATTGTAGACAGGTATAAATCGTGGGGTTGAGAGATAGGCTTGGTTTCCGGGAGTGGCCCACACATTGTAGGACACCTGCATCCCTGCCTACACTTCCTTGTGTTGTGATGATCAAACTTCTCCCTCAGCAGCTAAAGTACTTCCTATAggtcccctgcccccacccccccgcccccccatcttcTCATGCCCCTGCTGTGGATATAGCAGAGATGAGGAGGACATTTCAGTAAGGAGGTAGAAAAACGATTGATCTTGGCAAGGATGGTTGGATGTGTGCAGGGAGGGGCTGCTGTTCCCACCTTTCTGTTGCACCAGTGGCCTAGAGAGTACTGGGCTAGGTAAGTTCATAGTGACTTtagtgtttatgtgtatgtaagtGGGTGAGTGGGTGAGAGAGAGTCTCAGGACCCTGGCACTCTCCTCAGCCTGTCTCAGTTGCAGTGAAGTTGTTAATCTGTGACCTCCTCTGAAGGGAAATATTCATTAGCATTAATCAGCATGTGGATTCCTATGAGATACTGGACTGAGGACCCTATTCTCTCTCACTCATGTTCCTTTCCATGCCCAGTGGCCTTTCTCAAAGGCAGCTCAGAACACTGCCAGCTAGCTTCCAGAAAGTGAACACAGAGagaacaaggagacagacagacagtaaaTTGGAGCCCCAATCTCTTAGTAACATGTCTTGGAATTCTAGTATTATCTATTTAAAGACTGAATTTTTCTTTCAGATTCTTGGATCCTGAGTAAAGACAACTTTATCTTTTCAGTTCATCATGGCTTCAGTCTCAAGGTAAGAGTGCTGTTTGATGAAATGCTTTATGGAAGTACTCCTCTGTTTCTGAAAGGCCAACTCAGTGACATTTTAAAGTCCGTTACTGAATagttaaatattcagaaaaataaaagaaggagaggaaagaggagggaggagaggggagaagagatgaGGCAGACACAggagtatgtatatatagtatagagTGGGCATATGGCACCGGTGTGTGCATTTGTAAAACATGCCTCGGCTTTccacatttttcaaaattaagaCACCATATAGTTAGTTGTACTTGGAACCACCTCAGTGGGTGGCTTTCCCATGACTAGAGTTTGAGGAGCCATGTCTAGGACATGTTTGAAGGCCTTGGAGGCAGTAAGCGTGGTAGCTGCCTTGTCCTGACAGGCCCATGGACTGAGTAAAGCCAAGGCCAGGAGAGTGCAGGTCCCCTTGGTTCAGTCCTTCTCTGAGGGTTTTTGACCCACACAGAGCTCAATGACTGTAAGTTGGCATGGGGTAGTGGAGTCAGTGTTTAGGATATGAATCTTTAATACAACCTGAACTCAAAAATCCATAGCAGGTCTGTGGGAAAATAGCTTCAGTGGTAAATCCTgctcccttcctctgtccttaGCATTGAACCAGGAAGGTACATAGGGCAGCACAGGGTCATCCATGCCTTTTCTCTACAAGTCTGTTCTAACAGTCTGAATCTTACTTATCACTGGCCTGTTCTCACCTCCTCCCCCTGAGGGGTGGAGGGGCTTCCTGTGACAGCAAAAAACCATCAGAAGTACTGTTGGAGCTCCATGCCATCCCATCACCTGTGCTCTGCTCTCCTGTCCTCACTGTACCGTTAGCCTTATGCCTGTACCTACAGGCTTTATGCCTGTGGTTTTTGTCTCTTCCTGGGGCATCCTGTCTCCCATTATTTGTTGTGCTTATTCCATCACTTCAAGCCTTCTAGTTCATGAGCTTTCCATTACCATCATATCTCAAACAGCACCCCTAATATTACCACTTGTGATGTTCTCAGCCTCCGGTCCAGGATGGCACTCATCACTATCTATACAGCTGCTTGTTTGTTGATCTTCTGTGTCTTCTAGTTATAATTGAGACTACATAGGATGTGAAGGGAGTTTTCTTCTGCCAGTCTTTTGACACTGCCTGCTGATTGCTGACACTCATTATAAGTGACTTTTTTACCATCTGGTTCCTGTGGCCATGGAGTACAAAGGGCAGGAGATTTCCTGTTTCTCAAATGTGTTCTGAATTGTAGTCTCAATTGTAGCCTAAGCTGCCAGCAAAGGAGCCATCTGGAAACTTGAGTCTTCTCAGTTCTTAAATTTGGGAAACAAGAGTTTATGTAAGGAGAGTTACAGAACATAGAAGGGAAACCTCTGAGGAGAAGAGATAGGAGGACAAGGATGGCAACAGAGCTGAAAGGGCCACTGAGTTGAGGTTGATGCCAATGGGTGTCAGGGCAGCTAGCCAGGGCTTCTTGTAAGCATTTTCTATTATCTGAGGCAATAATAGAGGTACTTGGATTATCACTAGAAGGGATTCCTTTACTTATTTAAGAGGTAAAATACATAGTGTCTATATAGAATGCCTGTTATCAATAAAATACTTTTACCTTTAAAAGCTTAAACTATGAGTTTACCTGAGACATTCACCTGCCTGGTAACTGCAGGTCTGTGCAGCTGTTGAAGCAGGTGCTTTATAGTAGAATGGGTTCCTCTTTTCTGTCAATGTTTGGCTCTCCGAAGTGCCTCGCACTGACTCTGCTTTCCTGCTTTTGCAGAGAGGTTGCTGCTGGAAGACGTGTCCACTCAAAGGTGAGGTCCACCAAGCTTCTGGAGGTTCTGAATGCTCTGGAGGAGGGATCAGGCCACAGCAGGGAGGAGATTTTCATTGCACCACCTGACAATGCTGCAGGGGACTTTACTGATGAAGACTCTGGTGATGAAGATGGACAGCGAGGTGCTCAGCTGCCAGGAAGGGTGCTGCATGCTTCTGTTGTGTCTGAGGACTCCAGCAATGGGGAGGATAATGACGACTTGGAGCTGCAGCCAGCCAAGAAGAGGCTGACAGCTGTACGAGAGCCTCCGTGCTTTTGGGCCAAGAGAGATATTCGACCCAACTTTGGCGACTGGACAGCGTCAGATCCTCACATTGAGGATCTCAAAAATCAAGAACTCAGTCCCGTAGGCCTCTTTGAGTTGTTTTTTGATGAAGGGacacttaattttattgttaatgaaACCAACCGTTATGCTTGGCAGAAAAATGTCAACTTGGGTCTCACAGTCCAGGAACTGAAGTGTGTGCTGGGCATTTTGATTTTAAGCGGGTACATCTCCTATCCGAGGAGAAGGATGTTTTGGGAAACTTCCCCTGACTCACATCATCGTCTTGTTGCTGATGCTATTCGAAGGGACAGATTTGAGCTCATTTTCTCCTACCTGCATTTTGCAGATAACGATGACCTGGATGAAAGCGATAGGTTTGCTAAGGTCAGGCCGCTCATTGTCCAGATGAACTGCAATTTCCAGAAGCACGCCCCCTTGGAGGAGTTCTATAGCTTTGGCGAGTCCACATGTGAGTACTTTGGTTACCGGCGTGTGGAGCCGCTACGCTCAGCGCAGCCCGTGAGGCTAGGTTACAGGATCTGGTGCGGGACCACCAGCAGGGGCTACCTGGTGTGGTTTGAGCCCTCACAGGGCACGCTGTTCACCAAGCCGGACAGCGGCTTGGATCTGGGTGGCAGCATGGTTATAAAATTTGCAGATGCCCTTCAGGAGCGGGGCTCTCTGCCGTATCATATATTATTTGACAAGGTTTTTACAAGTGTCAAACTGATGTCTATCTTGAGGAAAAAGGGTGTGAAGGCCACAGGAACTGTGTGTGAGTACAGAACTGAGCGCTGCCCCCTCAAAGATCCCAGAGAGCTGAGGAAAATGAAGCGAGGCTCCTTCGATTATAAGGTAGATGAGCGCGAGGAGATCATCGTGTGCCGCTGGCGCGACAGCGGCGTGGTGGACATCTGCTCCAACGCCGTGGGCATAGAGCCGGTGCGGCCGTGTAGCCGCCATGTGGGGCCTGCAGGGGCGCGGGCGCGGCTGCGCCAGCCGCCGCCACCCCGGCAGCCTTCGCCCGTCCGCCAGCCATCTCTGGTGAGGCTCTACCAGGAGAAGGCGGGCGGCGTCCGCAGGATGGACCGGAACCTGGCCAAGTACCGGGTGCGGATCCGCGGCCTGAAGTGGTACTCGAGCTTCCTCGGGTACGTGGTGGATGCGGCCCTGCACAACGCCTGGCAGCTGCACCGGCTCCTATGCCGCGGCGCGCACTCCGACCTGCTGGCCTTCCGCAGGTACGTGGCCCGCGTGTACCTGGAGAGCAACGCCGCTGCCGCCGTCCAGGGCCTGCGCGGCCGGCGGCCCGACACCGAGAGCCGCTTCGACACGGTCGGACACTGGATCGTCCACCAGGACAAGCGAACACGCTGCGCCCTCTGCCACTCACAGACCAACACCCGCTGTGAGAAGTGCCAGAAGGGTGTCCACGCCAAGTGCTTCCGGGAGTACCACACTCGGTGACACAGCTGGGGCTAAGTGCTTCCCTGAGTACCATACCTGGTGACACATCCGCGCCAAGTGCTTCCGGAAGTACCACACTAGGTGGTACCTCCACGCCAAGTGCTTCTGGAAATACCACACACCGTGACGCAGCTGACGCTCACCTAGCCCTAGTGTGGTGATAGTGAGGCGAGGACATAGAGTGTCTGGAGCACTTCTGCCTtgtgttggggaaaaaaagaccttATTTCCTCAGGATTTgattttgtgttttctctttattatgGCTTACGTGTAATGTAAGTTAATATTTATGATAGTTTTCCTAAATATTTACAAACCTGTATTTTATACTGTTATTTACTGTTTAAATTTGTTCAAATAAAGACCTTGCTCTGGGGCATATTTGAATACTAGTAAGGACAGTCAAAGGAAAACCTGTATGAAGAGTAGAAAggtttcctttttccattgtaggCTATGTTCTGTATTTCAA
This window contains:
- the Pgbd2 gene encoding piggyBac transposable element-derived protein 2 isoform X1 gives rise to the protein MASVSREVAAGRRVHSKVRSTKLLEVLNALEEGSGHSREEIFIAPPDNAAGDFTDEDSGDEDGQRGAQLPGRVLHASVVSEDSSNGEDNDDLELQPAKKRLTAVREPPCFWAKRDIRPNFGDWTASDPHIEDLKNQELSPVGLFELFFDEGTLNFIVNETNRYAWQKNVNLGLTVQELKCVLGILILSGYISYPRRRMFWETSPDSHHRLVADAIRRDRFELIFSYLHFADNDDLDESDRFAKVRPLIVQMNCNFQKHAPLEEFYSFGESTCEYFGYRRVEPLRSAQPVRLGYRIWCGTTSRGYLVWFEPSQGTLFTKPDSGLDLGGSMVIKFADALQERGSLPYHILFDKVFTSVKLMSILRKKGVKATGTVCEYRTERCPLKDPRELRKMKRGSFDYKVDEREEIIVCRWRDSGVVDICSNAVGIEPVRPCSRHVGPAGARARLRQPPPPRQPSPVRQPSLVRLYQEKAGGVRRMDRNLAKYRVRIRGLKWYSSFLGYVVDAALHNAWQLHRLLCRGAHSDLLAFRRYVARVYLESNAAAAVQGLRGRRPDTESRFDTVGHWIVHQDKRTRCALCHSQTNTRCEKCQKGVHAKCFREYHTR
- the Pgbd2 gene encoding piggyBac transposable element-derived protein 2 isoform X2 — its product is MASVSREVAAGRRVHSKVRSTKLLEVLNALEEGSGHSREEIFIAPPDNAAGDFTDEDSGDEDGQRGAQLPGRVLHASVVSEDSSNGEDNDDLELQPAKKRLTAVREPPCFWAKRDIRPNFGDWTASDPHIEDLKNQELSPVGLFELFFDEGTLNFIVNETNRYAWQKNVNLGLTVQELKCVLGILILSGYISYPRRRMFWETSPDSHHRLVADAIRRDRFELIFSYLHFADNDDLDESDRFAKVRPLIVQMNCNFQKHAPLEEFYSFGESTCEYFGYRRVEPLRSAQPVRLGYRIWCGTTSRGYLVWFEPSQGTLFTKPDSGLDLGGSMVIKFADALQERGSLPYHILFDKVFTSVKLMSILRKKGVKATGTVCEYRTERCPLKDPRELRKMKRGSFDYKVDEREEIIVCRWRDSGVVDICSNAVGIEPVRPCSRHVGPAGARARLRQPPPPRQPSPVRQPSLVRLYQEKAGGVRRMDRNLAKYRVRIRGLKWYSSFLGYVVDAALHNAWQLHRLLCRGAHSDLLAFRRYVARVYLESNAAAAVQGLRGRRPDTESRFDTVGHWIVHQDKRTRCALCHSQTNTRCEKCQKGVHAKCFREYHTR